Sequence from the Rhizobium tumorigenes genome:
ATGGGGCTCATCGATATCGTCGGCGGCATCGGCATCTTCATGCCAGCGCTGACCCGAATTCGGCCTCGCCTCACCGTGGCTGCAGCATTTGGCTGTACGGCGCTGCAGATCTGTGCCTCAGCGTTCCACATTTCCCGTGGCGAATTCGCGGTGTTGCCGCTGAATGTCGTTCTGCTGGCACTCTGCCTGTTCATTCTCTGGGGTCGCACGCAGCGCTTTCCGATTTTGTCTCGGACAGACCAGCCATGATGCAGCGAGGATTGCTTGCTGTGCAGTCCTTCCTCGATATCACCCATGAAGTGCAAAACGACACCCTTCCAACCCGCGT
This genomic interval carries:
- a CDS encoding DoxX family protein is translated as MIPSVIGTETRNSHKLLKGALWVAQGLIFASFCFFGFTKLTTPISQLAGMMPWTGAVPASFVRLMGLIDIVGGIGIFMPALTRIRPRLTVAAAFGCTALQICASAFHISRGEFAVLPLNVVLLALCLFILWGRTQRFPILSRTDQP